From the Cryptomeria japonica chromosome 2, Sugi_1.0, whole genome shotgun sequence genome, one window contains:
- the LOC131037098 gene encoding protein NODULATION SIGNALING PATHWAY 2: MEDVIMEERWNLFDEQFCQYYYHDDSVDMADLVLESDSTHSPFTPWNDLLQDNGTQDFWSTSEIHTVEEEFLQIIYSTQKSEESEIQSESRKNSIHSCSGNQEAVNHDYSSGNTNVSFDCNGSMSFSNTDSEEYKGLRLVHLLTACAEAISHGTHDLVETIFCRLTELVSPTGSTMERAAYYLSQSLRQTHIGIVGVIGDRMCKHVFKTHENGTRTKDPNYIGAFSLLNMVYPYIRFAHFTANQSILEAIPAQAHTLHILDFDIMEGLQWPPLMEALKSDSTHKLCALKLTAVKWHNDDDDDHDDHDDHGGDDSEPFKDTGRRLSEYASSLGIPFSFEEIELENLRGKLRRDDNEVFAVNCMWELPHMRKRSKKQLAELFNGVRDLKPVVLTVGSGPVGMDNHENLDFLERFSECLRTLCAVFDSTQVGLPDKFGLARSNVENLFLGPMICRSINYIPDNQETDSIPVMDLAVRSGFIERDISRTNIMYAKYMLASSEAGRLYAVELMGKHQLLLKWNSTCLTCVSSFTGL, from the coding sequence ATGGAGGATGTAATAATGGAAGAACGGTGGAATCTGTTTGATGAGCAATTTTGCCAGTATTACTACCATGATGATTCAGTAGATATGGCAGATTTGGTGTTAGAATCTGATTCTACTCACTCTCCGTTCACTCCTTGGAATGATCTACTCCAAGACAATGGAACACAAGATTTCTGGTCAACTTCAGAAATCCATACAGTAGAGGAGGAATTCTTGCAAATCATATACAGCACCCAGAAGTCTGAAGAATCAGAAATACAATCAGAAAGTAGAAAAAATAGTATCCATAGTTGTTCTGGGAATCAAGAAGCAGTAAACCATGATTACAGTTCAGGCAACACAAATGTTAGCTTTGACTGTAATGGATCCATGTCATTTAGTAATACTGATTCAGAAGAATACAAGGGATTAAGACTTGTTCATCTTCTAACTGCATGTGCTGAGGCAATTTCACATGGTACTCATGATCTTGTTGAGACCATATTTTGCAGGCTAACAGAACTGGTTTCTCCAACTGGGTCTACTATGGAAAGGGCGGCTTACTATCTTTCTCAATCCCTGCGCCAGACCCATATTGGGATAGTTGGTGTTATAGGTGATCGAATGTGCAAGCATGTGTTCAAGACCCATGAAAATGGTACTAGGACTAAGGACCCAAATTATATTGGGGCTTTTAGTTTGCTAAATATGGTTTACCCATATATCAGATTTGCTCATTTCACAGCCAACCAGAGCATTCTGGAAGCCATTCCTGCTCAGGCACATACGCTGCATATTCTTGATTTCGATATAATGGAGGGCCTTCAATGGCCGCCATTAATGGAAGCTCTGAAAAGTGATTCAACCCATAAGCTCTGCGCCCTAAAACTCACAGCAGTTAAATGGCataatgatgacgatgatgatcatgatgatcatgatgatcatggTGGTGATGATTCAGAGCCGTTTAAAGacactggaagaagattgtctgaGTATGCAAGCTCTCTGGGGATTCCATTTTCTTTCGAAGAAATTGAACTGGAAAATCTCAGAGGCAAGCTCAGGCGAGATGACAATGAAGTGTTTGCAGTCAACTGTATGTGGGAATTGCCCCATATGCGCAAGCGAAGTAAAAAGCAATTAGCAGAGCTCTTCAATGGCGTGAGGGACTTGAAACCTGTTGTTCTGACTGTGGGAAGTGGACCTGTTGGGATGGACAACCATGAAAACCTCGATTTTTTAGAGCGTTTCAGTGAATGTTTGAGGACTTTGTGTGCAGTTTTTGATTCAACTCAGGTGGGTTTGCCAGACAAATTCGGGCTTGCTCGCTCCAATGTAGAAAATCTCTTCTTGGGGCCCATGATTTGCAGATCGATAAATTATATACCTGATAATCAGGAGACTGATTCAATTCCTGTCATGGACCTTGCTGTCAGGTCTGGATTTATTGAGCGAGATATCAGCCGCACAAATATAATGTATGCAAAATATATGTTAGCAAGTTCTGAGGCGGGAAGATTGTACGCAGTAGAATTGATGGGCAAGCATCAACTACTGCTTAAATGGAATTCTACTTGTTTGACATGTGTTTCTTCCTTTACTGGTCTTTGA